The Bacteroidota bacterium genome includes a region encoding these proteins:
- a CDS encoding BrxA/BrxB family bacilliredoxin: MYPEMLVAPMRAELTQVGFTELKTPEEVITQLEDNKGTALLMINSVCGCAAGTARPGVRLAVENGKHLPNKLLTVFAGMEGDAVNKAREYTLPYPPSSPAIALFKDGELVHFIERHHIEGRSAEMIANNLIGAFEQYC; this comes from the coding sequence ATGTATCCAGAAATGCTCGTAGCACCTATGCGTGCTGAATTAACCCAAGTAGGTTTTACTGAACTTAAAACTCCTGAAGAGGTAATAACTCAGTTAGAAGACAACAAGGGCACTGCCCTGCTTATGATAAACTCCGTATGCGGATGTGCCGCAGGCACTGCCCGCCCGGGAGTGAGACTTGCCGTAGAAAACGGCAAACATTTGCCCAATAAATTACTAACCGTATTTGCAGGAATGGAAGGCGATGCTGTAAACAAAGCTAGGGAATATACCTTGCCTTATCCTCCTTCATCACCAGCTATTGCCTTGTTCAAAGATGGTGAGTTGGTGCATTTTATTGAGCGTCACCATATAGAAGGAAGAAGTGCTGAAATGATTGCCAATAATTTGATTGGTGCGTTTGAGCAGTATTGTTAA
- the pafA gene encoding alkaline phosphatase PafA — protein MKKNIYLFFALLIVGQAFAQQRPKLVVGIVVDQMRYDYLYRFQNKYGKGGFKRLLNMGYSFEQCHINYTPTFTAPGHACIYTGTTPSINGIVANDWYERSLNDTMYCVADSNVTTLGSINKKAGKMSPVNLYSTTMTDELRMATNKQGKVVAVCIKDRGSILPGGHQPNGAYWFDNENGAFITSTYYTWSLPEWVTNFNNQNLPETLINKVWDTYFPINTYTESTADDVVYEAPLSKKEEKPVFPHKLGLIRKDGYGTLLTTPYGNTLLKEFALAALKNENLGTDSIADFLSISFSSTDYVGHHYGTMSIELEDTYIRLDRDIEEILNKLDAQVGKGNYLVFLTADHGAAHNVQYMKDRNMPAGLFNDRAMMDTLRTYLGYMNNEFEKWDFYYENQQIYLTINDNTLSKNAPLPPAMYPFMDRLQNMEGVDKVYTGSMMSEPYTSNAPMSLIQKGYRFERCGDIIINLKPGWMEMPRKTGTTHGSPYDYDTHIPFVLMGWGIKHGQTTEHVNMIDIAPTISSLIKIPNPSACTGKSVYR, from the coding sequence ATGAAAAAAAATATTTATCTCTTTTTTGCTCTCTTGATTGTAGGGCAAGCCTTTGCACAGCAAAGACCAAAGTTGGTTGTAGGCATTGTGGTAGATCAAATGCGGTACGATTATTTGTATCGTTTTCAAAATAAATATGGAAAGGGTGGTTTCAAGAGATTACTCAATATGGGTTATTCATTCGAGCAATGTCATATAAATTATACGCCCACTTTCACGGCCCCTGGGCATGCTTGTATATATACAGGTACCACGCCCAGTATTAATGGTATTGTGGCCAACGATTGGTATGAGCGTAGCCTCAATGATACCATGTATTGTGTAGCCGATAGCAATGTAACTACGCTGGGCAGCATCAATAAAAAAGCGGGGAAAATGAGTCCCGTTAATTTATATAGTACTACTATGACCGACGAGCTGAGAATGGCTACCAACAAGCAAGGTAAGGTGGTTGCAGTATGCATCAAAGACCGCGGCAGTATATTGCCGGGTGGTCATCAACCTAATGGTGCTTATTGGTTCGATAACGAAAATGGAGCGTTTATTACCAGCACTTATTATACATGGTCATTGCCTGAATGGGTGACGAATTTTAATAATCAAAACTTGCCCGAAACATTGATTAATAAAGTGTGGGATACTTATTTCCCCATCAATACTTATACTGAAAGCACTGCCGACGATGTTGTATATGAAGCACCTTTAAGCAAGAAAGAAGAAAAGCCTGTGTTTCCGCATAAACTGGGCTTGATACGGAAAGATGGCTATGGTACTTTGCTTACAACCCCGTATGGAAATACGCTCCTAAAAGAGTTTGCTTTGGCAGCCTTGAAAAATGAAAATTTAGGAACCGATAGTATTGCTGATTTTTTGTCCATTAGTTTTAGCAGTACCGATTATGTGGGTCACCACTATGGAACTATGAGTATAGAATTGGAAGATACTTATATAAGATTGGACAGAGATATAGAAGAGATTTTGAATAAGCTCGATGCACAAGTAGGCAAAGGAAACTATCTCGTTTTCCTTACTGCCGACCATGGTGCCGCACATAATGTGCAATATATGAAAGACAGAAATATGCCCGCAGGTTTGTTTAACGACCGTGCTATGATGGATACTTTGAGAACCTATTTGGGTTATATGAATAACGAATTTGAAAAATGGGATTTTTATTATGAAAACCAACAAATATATCTCACAATTAACGATAATACTTTAAGCAAAAATGCCCCCTTGCCACCTGCGATGTACCCTTTTATGGATCGTTTGCAAAATATGGAAGGCGTTGATAAAGTATATACAGGCAGTATGATGAGTGAACCTTATACCAGCAATGCCCCCATGAGTTTAATACAAAAAGGATATAGATTCGAACGTTGCGGTGATATTATAATAAACCTAAAACCCGGATGGATGGAAATGCCCAGAAAGACAGGAACCACACACGGTTCGCCATACGATTATGATACCCATATTCCTTTTGTACTAATGGGTTGGGGCATCAAACATGGGCAAACCACTGAGCATGTAAATATGATAGACATTGCACCCACTATTTCATCACTTATTAAAATACCCAATCCAAGTGCTTGCACCGGGAAATCAGTATATAGATAA
- a CDS encoding DoxX family protein: MKYTPIVHWSLRILVATLFIFSAITKLFPIEAFEKQLVDLGFVNWCNAPILARSIISFELFLGLAFLQNHFFKKFIIPTTAGMLLVFIIHLSWQIAIAGNSGNCGCMGQMIPMTPLEAIIKNIITLILIVILYIKTPAKNDSKHRYPFIIMIVAAAPIFLSYPAHCCCDVNLLTPTAIQLEDEKPTDSTNKDVKEIKHDTLVKKFKEDTIIKHDEPKLKRVASDFSEFTMFSGKKVNINSGKKIVCVFNTSCDHCMGIAKKMTAIASKTNMPPIYILFWSELDAKGEDLNKEVAAFFKFSGSSHPYTMIGAAEFFPKLGKHSSPPRIAVLNEGNMMGDFGEENFSEAAFLKAVK, translated from the coding sequence ATGAAATATACTCCTATTGTTCATTGGTCACTACGCATACTCGTCGCGACCCTCTTTATTTTCTCGGCCATCACCAAATTATTTCCTATTGAAGCTTTTGAAAAACAATTGGTCGATTTAGGTTTTGTCAATTGGTGCAATGCCCCCATATTAGCTAGGAGTATTATATCTTTTGAACTCTTTTTGGGACTAGCATTTCTGCAAAATCACTTTTTTAAGAAATTTATTATACCCACTACTGCGGGCATGCTATTGGTTTTTATTATCCATCTTTCGTGGCAAATTGCAATTGCAGGCAATAGCGGAAACTGCGGATGCATGGGCCAAATGATTCCTATGACCCCTTTAGAAGCCATCATCAAAAACATCATCACACTGATATTAATTGTTATTTTATATATTAAAACACCTGCCAAAAACGACAGTAAACATCGTTATCCATTTATTATAATGATTGTGGCTGCTGCTCCTATATTTTTAAGTTATCCTGCCCACTGTTGCTGTGATGTAAATCTGCTCACACCAACTGCTATTCAATTGGAAGATGAAAAACCAACAGATTCAACAAATAAAGATGTTAAAGAAATAAAGCATGATACTTTAGTAAAAAAATTTAAAGAGGATACTATTATAAAACATGATGAGCCCAAGTTAAAAAGAGTAGCGTCTGATTTCTCTGAATTTACAATGTTTAGTGGTAAAAAAGTAAACATTAATTCGGGCAAAAAAATAGTTTGCGTATTCAATACCTCCTGCGACCATTGCATGGGTATTGCAAAAAAAATGACTGCTATTGCAAGTAAAACAAATATGCCACCCATATATATATTATTTTGGAGCGAACTTGATGCAAAAGGCGAAGACCTAAATAAAGAAGTTGCAGCATTTTTTAAATTTAGCGGCAGTTCGCATCCTTATACTATGATAGGTGCTGCTGAATTCTTCCCCAAACTAGGCAAACATAGCAGTCCGCCCCGCATTGCCGTGTTAAACGAAGGCAATATGATGGGCGATTTTGGTGAAGAAAATTTTAGTGAGGCGGCGTTTTTGAAGGCGGTGAAATGA
- the lepA gene encoding translation elongation factor 4 codes for MKNIRNFCIIAHIDHGKSTLADRLLEFTKTVLKRDMQAQLLDDMDIERERGITIKSHAIQMDYIFEGEKYVLNLIDTPGHVDFSYEVSRSIAACEGALLIVDAAQGIQAQTISNLYLALENDLEIIPVLNKIDLPGAMIEDVTEQIVDLLGVDPDTIIHASGKTGIGIEEILSAIIKRVKAPGGDVKKPLKALIFDSVFNSFRGIIAYFKVTDGSIKKGDRVKFIATGKEYFADEIGVLRLEKEPRQEIFAGDVGYIISGIKEAREVKVGDTLTQVDNPCLEGIQGFEDVKPMVFAGIYPIDTDDFEELREAMYKLQLNDASLTFEPESSAALGFGFRCGFLGMLHMEIIQERLEREFGMTVITTVPNVSYHAFLTKGEMIVVNNPSDLPDPSRMLHVEEPFINAQIITKSDFVGAVMTLCINKRGLIKNQSYLTTDRVEMNFEMPLAEVVFDFFDKLKTISKGYASFDYSPIGYRESDMVKLDILMNKEVVDALSAVIHRDRAYDWGKRICEKLKELIPMHQFEIPIQASIGAKVIARETIKAMRKDVTAKCYGGDISRKRKLLEKQKEGKKRMKMVGSVEIPQSAFMAVLKLD; via the coding sequence ATGAAGAATATCCGAAATTTTTGCATCATTGCACATATTGACCACGGCAAGAGTACCCTTGCCGACCGCTTGCTCGAATTTACCAAAACCGTTTTGAAACGCGACATGCAGGCCCAGTTGCTCGACGATATGGACATTGAGCGTGAGCGTGGCATTACTATTAAGAGTCATGCCATACAAATGGATTATATTTTCGAAGGCGAAAAATATGTACTGAATTTAATCGACACCCCAGGCCACGTAGATTTTAGTTATGAAGTGAGTCGCTCCATTGCTGCCTGCGAAGGTGCCTTGCTAATTGTTGATGCAGCACAGGGAATCCAAGCTCAAACTATTTCAAATTTATATTTGGCGTTGGAAAATGATTTGGAAATTATTCCTGTCCTCAATAAAATAGATTTGCCGGGTGCCATGATAGAAGATGTAACCGAGCAAATAGTTGACCTCCTGGGCGTAGACCCTGATACTATAATACATGCAAGTGGAAAAACAGGAATTGGAATTGAGGAAATACTGTCAGCAATTATTAAACGTGTAAAAGCTCCCGGAGGTGATGTGAAAAAACCTTTGAAAGCTTTGATATTTGATTCAGTTTTTAATTCATTCCGAGGTATCATAGCATACTTTAAAGTTACCGATGGCTCAATTAAAAAAGGCGATAGAGTTAAATTTATCGCAACAGGCAAAGAATATTTCGCAGATGAGATTGGTGTTTTGCGGTTAGAAAAAGAACCACGTCAAGAAATATTTGCAGGCGATGTGGGATATATTATATCAGGAATTAAAGAAGCCCGCGAAGTGAAAGTAGGGGATACGCTTACACAGGTAGACAACCCGTGTTTAGAAGGAATACAAGGTTTTGAAGATGTAAAACCCATGGTATTTGCAGGTATATATCCTATAGATACAGATGATTTTGAAGAGTTGCGTGAGGCGATGTATAAATTGCAATTGAATGATGCCTCGCTCACTTTCGAACCTGAGAGTTCAGCAGCTTTGGGCTTTGGTTTCCGTTGCGGATTTTTAGGAATGCTGCACATGGAAATTATACAAGAAAGACTGGAACGCGAATTTGGTATGACGGTAATTACCACAGTGCCAAACGTGAGTTATCATGCGTTCTTAACCAAGGGTGAAATGATTGTGGTAAATAATCCAAGTGACCTCCCTGATCCTAGCAGAATGCTTCATGTGGAAGAACCATTCATCAATGCACAAATAATTACAAAGTCCGATTTTGTTGGGGCAGTAATGACGCTTTGTATTAATAAACGCGGACTGATAAAAAATCAATCATACCTCACTACCGATCGAGTAGAAATGAACTTTGAAATGCCATTGGCCGAAGTGGTTTTTGACTTTTTCGACAAACTAAAAACCATTAGTAAAGGATATGCCAGCTTCGATTATAGTCCTATTGGTTACCGTGAAAGTGATATGGTGAAATTAGATATATTAATGAACAAAGAGGTGGTGGATGCTTTATCAGCAGTAATACATCGCGACCGTGCTTACGATTGGGGCAAAAGAATTTGCGAAAAACTAAAAGAACTAATTCCCATGCACCAATTCGAGATACCCATACAAGCAAGTATTGGTGCTAAAGTGATTGCCCGTGAAACCATAAAAGCCATGCGTAAAGATGTAACTGCAAAATGTTATGGTGGTGATATAAGTCGTAAACGCAAGCTGCTCGAAAAACAAAAAGAAGGAAAGAAAAGGATGAAAATGGTAGGCAGTGTTGAGATACCACAATCGGCATTTATGGCGGTGCTGAAGTTGGATTAA
- a CDS encoding VF530 family protein gives MAQQKNNPLHGITLQTILEYLVETYGWEELAVRVSINSFIKNPSINSSLKFLRTTPWARQKVEDFYLYTLREARRTKDKKSKE, from the coding sequence ATGGCACAACAAAAGAACAACCCGCTTCATGGAATAACACTACAAACTATATTAGAATATTTAGTTGAAACTTATGGTTGGGAAGAACTTGCAGTCCGTGTAAGTATCAATAGCTTTATTAAAAATCCTAGCATCAATTCCAGTTTAAAATTCCTTCGCACCACGCCTTGGGCCAGACAAAAAGTAGAAGATTTTTATTTGTATACTTTACGTGAAGCACGAAGGACTAAGGATAAAAAGAGTAAGGAGTAA
- a CDS encoding ABC transporter ATP-binding protein — MSPQEFAEYNRVNRLVIFGIFLDATVLAFVVPLLSVLASGENIALHHYWGRLYNWLALQNQQSFILILVVVLLILFMAKNILGIIINNKQAKLAHQIAGKLSERMFGHYYSHNFQQLKQHETAKLITRIMFVPSAFASGILLPYGILISELLLMCIIIIALALFKPYLFLLIGFTLGPVMYLIYRMLKNRMHLMGTERNEASTNAYDKLSEAFSGWQEAALLGKEKFFFKNYFQNQEKVNTNDAALFTYSSVPHRIVEIAALMGLVLIIISSMLAGFGTNRLLYHLGLFTAAAFRLIPSINRISSSLLKLKNYHYTIEELLPYRTIEKNNHANIESFETIELQNVSFIYNESDTEVINSFNLQINKGDIIGITGPSGCGKSTLLQVIAGIYKPTAGKILYNNNEDIYKDGLLYQTIAIAKQDTFVYNGSLIENITLSHQPNDAEMLRASKLIDLLKLQDLSNELSKRANMKAGEMGNRLSGGQKQRLSLARALYNKPHILLLDEATNALDKETEKDILDYLKELNETEQLTMILVSHHKEVLEMAKKIVGIRSKE, encoded by the coding sequence TTGAGCCCGCAAGAATTTGCTGAGTATAACCGTGTTAATAGGCTCGTAATTTTTGGAATATTTTTAGATGCCACAGTTCTCGCATTTGTGGTTCCCCTCTTATCTGTTTTAGCTTCGGGCGAGAATATAGCTCTTCATCATTATTGGGGGCGTTTATATAATTGGCTTGCCCTACAAAACCAACAATCATTTATATTAATTTTGGTGGTGGTACTTCTTATATTATTTATGGCAAAAAACATATTGGGCATTATTATCAATAATAAGCAAGCCAAGCTTGCCCATCAAATTGCAGGGAAGTTGAGTGAGAGGATGTTTGGACATTATTATAGTCACAATTTTCAACAACTTAAACAGCATGAAACGGCAAAATTGATTACCCGAATCATGTTTGTGCCCTCCGCATTTGCCAGTGGTATTTTATTGCCTTATGGTATATTGATTAGTGAGTTACTATTGATGTGTATTATTATAATAGCATTGGCCTTATTCAAACCGTATTTATTTTTGCTTATTGGTTTCACTTTAGGGCCTGTGATGTACTTGATTTATCGAATGCTTAAAAACCGTATGCACCTCATGGGCACGGAGAGAAACGAGGCTTCAACCAATGCGTATGATAAATTGAGTGAAGCTTTTTCGGGTTGGCAAGAAGCAGCCTTATTAGGCAAAGAAAAATTCTTTTTCAAAAACTATTTTCAAAATCAAGAAAAAGTAAATACGAATGACGCAGCTTTATTTACGTATTCATCCGTCCCACATCGTATCGTTGAAATTGCTGCATTGATGGGCTTGGTTTTGATTATTATATCATCTATGTTAGCAGGTTTTGGCACCAATCGTTTATTATATCATTTGGGGTTGTTTACTGCTGCGGCTTTTAGGTTAATACCATCCATTAATCGCATATCTTCTTCATTGCTCAAATTAAAAAATTACCATTACACTATTGAAGAGTTATTGCCTTATAGGACGATAGAGAAAAACAACCACGCCAATATTGAATCGTTTGAAACTATAGAATTGCAAAACGTATCTTTTATATATAATGAATCGGATACTGAGGTAATCAATAGTTTTAATTTACAAATAAACAAAGGTGATATAATAGGAATTACAGGGCCATCTGGTTGCGGTAAATCTACCCTGTTGCAAGTAATAGCAGGAATATATAAACCGACAGCTGGCAAAATATTGTATAATAACAATGAAGATATATATAAGGATGGATTATTATATCAAACTATTGCAATAGCCAAGCAAGATACGTTTGTATATAATGGTTCACTGATTGAAAATATCACGCTTAGTCACCAACCCAATGATGCAGAAATGCTGCGGGCGAGCAAATTAATTGACCTGTTAAAACTGCAAGATTTGAGTAATGAATTAAGCAAGCGAGCTAATATGAAAGCTGGGGAGATGGGAAACAGGCTAAGCGGCGGACAGAAGCAAAGATTATCCTTGGCAAGAGCATTATATAATAAACCGCATATATTATTATTGGACGAAGCCACCAATGCTTTGGACAAGGAAACCGAAAAAGATATATTAGATTATCTGAAAGAATTAAACGAAACCGAGCAATTGACTATGATATTGGTTTCGCATCATAAGGAAGTTTTGGAGATGGCAAAAAAGATTGTAGGGATAAGGAGTAAGGAATAA